In Paramicrobacterium humi, the genomic stretch GTTCGTCGAGACGCTCACGGGCTTCAAGTGGGTCTCGCGCGTGCCGCGACTCGTGTTCGGCTACGAGGAGGCCATCGGCTACCTCGTGAACCCCGACGTCGTGCGCGACAAGGACGGCATCACGGCGGGAATCGCGTTCCTCGCCCTCGCCGCCGATGCGAAGGCGGAAGGGCTCACGGTCGCGGACCTGCTCGAGGGCTTCACCGAGACGTTCGGCTTCTTCGCGAGCGACCAGCTCTCGGTGCGCGTGACCGATCTCTCGATCATCGCCGCGATCATGGCGGAGCTGCGGCAGAACCCGCCGCAAGTGCTCGGCGAGCAGGTCGTGACGCGCATCGACGACTTCGCCAACGGGCTGCAGGGGCTGCCGGCGACCGACGCGCTGCGCTTCGTGCTCGAGGACGGCTCGCGCGTCATGGCGCGGCCGAGCGGCACCGAGCCGAAGCTCAAGTACTACATCGACGTGACGGCGCCCGCGGGCGAGCGGGATCGGGCGCGCGAGGTGCTGGCGGGCATCCGCAGCGACCTCGACGCGTTCTCGAAGAACGTCGCCGCCCGCTTAGGCTGACGGAATCAGAATCGGTTTCGGGAGCCAGGACATCGTGGCTCCCGAAACCGATTCTGGCTCCGGCGCGCGTTTGTGACTCCCAGGGCGGGTCGGATGCCGCTTAGCCGAGCGCCTCGTCGAGCTTCCGCTCGATCTCCGCGACGTCGAAGTAGTTTTCGATGACGACGATGTCGGCGAAGGTCCTGCCGATGTGCGACACGAGCTCCGGCGACGTGAGGATCACTTGCGCGTTCGCGGCGGCATTCTGAACGTTCGCGACATCGCTCGCCGTGACGCGAGCGGCGATGCCGAGCTTCTGCAGTGCGCGCTCGGCGTTGACGGTGAGGATCGCGGAGGTTCCGACGCCGGCGCCGCAGATCGCGACGATGTGCTTCACGAGCTCACGCCCTGCTTCGCGACGCCGAGGATCTCACGCACCGCGTCGGGCTCGCGAGCGGCGGCGAGCGCCGGGATCGCGGTCTCGTCGTTGAACACGTTCGCGAGAGCGGCCACCTGGGTGACGTGCGCGTCGGGCGAGGTGACGGCGAGCCCGACGACGACGGAGACTGGGTCGTTGTGCGGGTGGCCGAACGTGACGGGAGTCTCGAGGGTCACGACAGACAGCCCGTCGCCGAGAACGTCGGCGCCGGGGCGGGCGTGCGCGAGCGCGAGGCCGGGCGCGATGACGATGTAGGCGCCGTACTGCTCGATGACCTGGATCATGCGCGTCGTGTACTCGTCTGTCGCGACGCCGCTTGCGACGAGAGCGTCGCCGGCCAGACGGATCGCCTGCCGCCAGTTGCTTGCGTTCGCGCCGAGATTCAAGGCGGAATCGGGAAGCGGTGGCAGCGGCATCGGCACTCTCTCCGTATGGTTCGGGTGAGGCGATCGGGCTCTCGGTCGTGAAGGGCCCTGCCTCACCGCCTATTTTAGGCGCGGCGCCTGAACGCGCGGTTCACGCCCCGTAACTCTCGGCATCCTCGAAGCCCTGACTGATGACGTCGGCCAGGTCTTCACGCTCCTCGAGCGGCAGGAACGCGGCCGACGCGGCGTTCAGCTGGAACGTCTCGAGATCAGCGAGGTCGTACGTGAACGCGTCGGCGAGCAGGCTCAGCTCGCGCGTGAGCGTCGTGCCCGATTGGGTGCGGTTGTCAACATTGACGGTGACGCGGAAGCCGAGCTGGTAGAACAGGTCGAACGGGTGGTCGGCGAGCTCGCTGCCCCACGCGGCTATCGCCCCCGTCTGCAGGTTCGATGAGGGGCTCAGCTCGAGCGCGATCTCGCGGTCCTTGACCCATTCGGCGAGTTCGCCGAGCGTCACGTAGGTGCTGTCGGCGTCCGCGCGCTCGATCGTGACGTCCTCGGCGAGGCGCACTCCGTGGCCGAGCCGGAGCGCGCGCCCGTCGAAGAGCGCGCTCTCGATCGAGAGCAGTCCGTCGGCCTCTCCCGCGTGCACGGTGACGGGCAAGTGGTTCTGCGCGAGGTAGTCGAAGGCGAGGCGGTGTCGGCTCGGCGGGAACCCGGCCTCGGCGCCGGCGATGTCAAAGCCCACGACGCCGCGGTCGCGGTGCCGCACGGCGAGCTCGGCGACCTCGAGCCCGCGGTCGGCGTGCCGCATCGCCGTGACGAGCTGCCCGACGCGCATGCTGCGTCCCTGCCGCTCGACCTCCGTGACCCCGGCCTCGAGTCCTGACTGCACAGCCTCGACGGCCTGGTCGAGACTCAGTCCGCGAGCGAGGTGCTGCTCGGGCGCCCAGCGGACTTCGCCGTAGACGACGCCGTCCGCGGAGAGGTCGAGAACGAACTCGCGCGCGATGCGCTCGAGAGCGTCGGCGGTCTGCATGACCGAGGTCGTGAGGTCGAACGTCGTGAGATAGTCCACGAGGTTGCCCGCGTTGCACTGGGTGAGGAACCAGTCGCCAAGGGCCGCGGCATCCGATTCGGGCACGTCGACGCCGGCCTCGTCGGCGAGCTCGATGATGGTCTGCGGGCGCAGGCCGCCGTCGAGGTGGTCGTGCAGCGACACCTTCGGCAGATCGCGCAGGTTGACTCGGCCGATCGTGTAGTCCTCATCCAGTTCAGTCACGCCCTCAGGGTACCGTGCTGAAACGTATCATTGCGGTGGAGACCGAAGGAGTTCACATGTCATCATCGCCCGAGCGCGTCTGCTTCCTCATGCACCTCAAGCCCGACCGCGTCGCCGACTACCTCGCCGTGCACGAGCGCGTGTGGCCCGAGATGCTCGAGGCGCTGCGGCAGGCCGGCTGGCGCAACTACTCGCTGTTCCTGCGCGCCGACGACGGCCTCGTCGTCGGCTACCTCGAGACCGACGACTACGCGGCCGCGCAGGCCGCGATGGAGCGCACCGACGTCAACGCGCGCTGGCAGGCGTCGATGGCGCCCTACTTCGTGTCCGAGAGCGACCCCGACCGGGCGAGCGAGCGACTCACCGAGTACTTCCACCTCGCCTGAGACGAGCGGATGCCGCTAGCCGATGCGGTTCGCGACGAGCGGGCCGCGCTCGAAGCTCGTGCCGGGCGGCGCGATCTCGAAGGCGCCGTCGAGCGCGTCGAGCGCGCGGTCGAAGCGCGCGTCGTCGTCGGCGGACAGCGTGAAGAGCGGCTGCCCTGCGGCAACGGTGTCGCCCGGCTTCGCGTGCAGCTCGATGCCCGAAGCGTGCAGCACGGGGTCAGTGGCGCGGGCGCGGCCCGCGCCGAGGCGCCACGCGGCGATGCCGAACGGCAGCGCCTCCTGGCGCACGAGCACGCCGTCGGCCTCGGCCGTGACCGTGTGCGATTCGCGCGCCGTCGGCAGCGCGGCATCCGGATCCCCACCCTGCGCGATGACGGTCTTGCGCCACACGTCCATCGCCCGGCCGTCCTTCAGCGCTTCCTCGACGTCGGCGTCGGGCTGGCCGACGAGGCTCAGCATCTCGCGCGCGAGGGCGACGGTGAGCTCGACGATGTCGGCGGGCCCGCCGCCCGCGAGCACGTCGAACGACTCCTGCACTTCGTTGGCGTTGCCGATCGCGCGTCCGAGCGGAACATTCATGTCGGTGAGCAGCGCGGAGGTCGCCACGCCCGCGTCCCGGCCGAGCTCGACCATCGTGCGCGCGAGCTCCTCGGCCTTCGCGTAGTCGGTCATGAACGCGCCGGAGCCGAACTTGACGTCGAGGACGAGCGCCTCCGTGCCCTCCGCGATCTTCTTCGACATGATGCTCGAGGCGATGAGCGGGATCGCCTCGACCGTTCCCGTCACGTCGCGCAGCGCGTAGAGCCGCTTGTCGGCGGGCGCGAGGCCCGTCCCGGCGGCGCAGATGACGCCGCCGATGTCGCGCAGCTGGGCGAACATCTCGTCGTTCGTGAGGTTCGCGCGCCAGCCGGGGATGGACTCGAGCTTGTCGAGCGTGCCGCCGGTGTGCCCGAGGCCGCGGCCGGACAGCTGCGGGACCGCGACGCCGAACGACGCGACGAGCGGCATGAGCGGGAGCGTGATCTTGTCTCCGACGCCGCCCGTCGAGTGCTTGTCGACGGTGCGCTTGCCGAGCCCCGAGAAGTCCATGCGCTCGCCCGAGGCGATCATCGCGAGGGTCATGTCCTTGATCTCGCGCCGGCTCATGCCGTTGAGAAGGATCGCCATCGCGAGCGCCGCCATCTGCTCGTTGCCGACGTACTCGCGCGTGTACGCGTCGATGAGCCAGTCGATCTGCGCGGTCGACAGCTCCCCCTTGTCGCGCTTCGTGCGGATGATGTCGACGGCGTCGAACGCCTCGATGGCCTGCTCAGGCATGGTGTCTCTTCCTGTGTTCGGTGGGTCGGATGCCGCTCAGGCGCCGTACTCCGCCAGCTGGCGCGGACCGAACGCGTCGGGCAGCACCTCGTCGATCGTGCGGATGCCGGAGACCGTCTCGAGCAGCATGCCCGGGACGGCGTGCTCGAACAGCAGCTGGCGGCAGCGGCCGCACGGCATGAGCGTGTTGCCGTCCCCGTCGACGCACGAGAACGCGACGAGCTGGCCGCCTCCCGTCATCGCGAGGTTCGACACGAGGCCGCACTCGGCGCACAGCCCCACGCCGTAGCTCGCGTTCTCCACGTTGCAGCCCGTCACGATGCGGCCGTCGGTCGCGATCGCGGCGGCCCCGACGGGGAACTTCGAGTACGGCGCGTACGCCTTGCGCATCGCCTCTTCGGCCGCGCTGCGCAGCGCGCCCCAGTCGATCGAGCCGTCGTCCATTCCGCTGGTCCTCCTACGCCTTGATGTACGGTTTGCCCGACGCGGCCGGCGCCCTCGACTGGCCGACGAAGCCGGCGACGGCGAGGATCGTCACGACGTACGGCAGCATGAGCAGGAACTCGCTCGCGACGGGCGAGCCGACGGCGCCGAGCACGTTCTGCAGGTTCGTGGCGAAGCCGAAGAGCAGCGCCGCGAGTGTCGCCTTGATGGGATCCCACTGGCCGAAGATCACCGCGGCGAGGGCGATGAAGCCCGCGCCCGCCGTCATGTCCTTCGTGAACAGCCCGACGGAGCCGAGCGTGAAGTAGGCGCCGCCGAAGCCGGCGACGGCTCCCGCGAGGGACACGTTCCAGAACCGCGTCGTGTTCACGTGGATGCCGACCGTGTCTGCGGCCTGAGGGTGCTCGCCGACGGAGCGAGCGCGCAGTCCCCACTTGGTGTGGAACAGTCCCCAGTACGTCACGGCGACGGCGATGTACATGACGTAGATGATGATCGTCTGCCGGAAGAACACGGGTCCGATGATCGGGATCTCTGACAGGAACGGGATGCTGATGCGCGGGAAGCGCGGCGGGCTGTTGAGCAGCGGCGCATTGCTCGTGAGCACTTGCGAGTAGAAGAACGACGTGAGGCCGAGCACGAGCACGTTGAGCACGACGCCGACGATGACCTGGTCGACCCAGTACTTGATCGAGAACGCGGCGAGCACGAAGCTCACGAGCACGCCGGCGACCATCGCCGCGATGAGGCCGAGGTACGGGTTGCCGGTCACGGACGCGACGACGGCGGAGCTGAACGCCCCCGCGAGCAGCTGGCCCTCGATCGCGATGTTCACGACGCCGGAGCGCTCCGAGATGACGCCGCCGAGCGAGCCGAAGATGAGCGGCGCCGACAGGGCGACGGTGCCGAGCAGGAACCCGGGAAGCGGGATCGTGCCGCCCGCGGCCGCCCACGTGAAGAAGCCCATCACGAACAGCACGGCGAAAACGATGATGAGCCACAGCCAGGTCTTGCGGTAGTTCACCGTCAGCCACACCGACACGGCGGTGATGGCGGCGAGCAGCACCGTCACGACGATGCCCGTCGACACGTTCTCGAGAACGAGCGGCGGCAGCACGATCGCGTCGGAGTCGTTCGAGAGCTTGAAGGTCGTGACGCCGTCGCGGCGGAAGATCACGAACAGCACGAGCGAGATGAGCGTGACGACGCCGAAGGTGATGGGCGCCTTCCAGCTGCGGATCCGGGCGACCTCGAGACTCTCGGAGACCGGGACGTCGGCCGCGGTTGTGGTGTTGCTCACTTGGCCGTCACCTCCTTCGTGATGGACGGTGTCGACCGCTTCGTGCGACCGCCGGGCTTGGGGAGGAAGAAGATCGAGCGCACGAGCGGGGGCGCTGCGATGAACAGCACGATCACGGACTGCACGACGAGTACGATGTCGACAGGGATGCCCTGACCGGCCTGCATCGCGTAGCCGCCCGCCTTGAAAGCACCGAACAGGATGCCGGCGGCGAAGGTGCCCCACGGCGTACTGCGCCCGAGCAGGGCGACCGTGATGGCGTCGAAGCCGATTCCCGCGTCGATGCCCGAGCTGAAGCCCGTCGTGATCGTGCCGAGCACTTGGGAGACGCCCGCGAGGCCCATGAGGGCGCCCGAGATGATCATCGCCCACACGTACATCGCCTTGACGCTGATGCCCGCGACGCGTGCCGCGTTGGGGTTCTCGCCGACGGCGCGGAATTTGAAGCCGAGGCTCGAGCGGTTCATGAGCCACCACACGAAGATCGTCGCGATGATCACGAGGATGAAGCCCGCGTGCAGCTCGTAGCGATCGCCGAAGATCGGCGGAAGCACGGCGCTCGGCAGGATCGCGGGCGACTTCGGGTTCACGGATCCGGGTGCCTGGAGCAGCCCGGGCGTGCGCAGCATCCAGGCGATGAGGTAGAACGCGACGTAGTTGAGCATGATCGTGAGGATCACCTCGTGCGCTCCCGTGCGCGCCTTCAGGTAGCCGACGATTCCGCCCCAGAGCGCGCCGCCCGCGAGGCCCGCGAGGATCGCGAGAGGGAGGTGGATCCAGATCGGCAGGTGGAACGAGAAGCCCACCCAGCCGGCCGCTCCGGCGGCGATGAGCATCTGGCCGCGACCGCCGATGTTGAACAGGCCGACGCGGAAGGCGAGGCCGACGGCGAGTCCGCCCGCGATGAGCGGGGTCGCGTGGTGCAGCGTGTCGGTTATCGACTTGATGCCGCCCGCGAAGGTCGGTCGGTTGAAGTTGTAGATCGCGCCGTTGAAGAGGGCGATGTAGGCGCCGGAGACGGCGTTCCAGATGGCGGTGAAAGTGTCGCCCGGTCGCGCGAAGAAGTAGCTCGACGCCTTCTGCACGCCCTCGTCGGTGAAGGCGATGAGCACGGCGCCGATCACGAGGGAGATGATGATCGCGAGCACCGTGATGACGGTGCTGCTGTTCATGATCTGCGCGGCGAGCTGGTTGGCGCGCGGCGCCTCGGGTGTGCCGGCGTCCTTCGCCGCGGTGGTCTGCGTGTCGTCGCTCATGCGGCTGCCTCCGTCGGCTTCTCTCCGGCCATCATCAGTCCGAGCACGTCGCGTGATGTGTCGCCAGGGACGATGCCGACGATCGCTCCCCGGTACATCACGGCGATGCGGTCGGCGAGAGCCGTGACCTCGTCCAGTTCCGTCGAGACCACGACGACCGGGATCCCCGCGTCGCGCGTCGCGACCATGCGCTTGTGCACGAATTCGATCGAGCCGACGTCGATGCCTCGGGTGGGCTGCGCGGCGACGAAGAGCTTGAGCTCGCGGCTCAGCTCCCGAGCCAGCACGACCTTCTGCTGGTTTCCGCCCGAGAGGTTGCCGGCCTTCGTCTCGATGGACTGCGCGCGGATGTCGAACTCGTCCTTCGTCTCGCGCGCGAACTTCTCGCGGTACGCGAGCTGCAGGTTGCCGACCTTGACGAAGGGCGCGCCGTTGGCGCGGTCGAGCATGAGGTTCTCCGCGATGCTGAAGCCCTTCACGACGCCGTCCTCCGAGCGGTCCTCGGGGATGAAGCCGACGCCGGCGTCGAGGACCTTGCGCACGCTCAGGCCCGTGAGCTCCTCGCCGTTGAGCGTGATGCTGCCGGTCACGCGCGGCTGGAGTCCCATGATGGCCTCGGTCAGCTCGGTCTGCCCGTTGCCCTGCACCCCGGCGATCGCGAGGATCTCGCCCGCGCGCACGTCGAAGCTGACGTCGTTGACGACCTTGAGGCCCTGCGGGTCGATCACGTTGAGGTTGGAGACCTGCAGGGCGACGTCGCCGAGCTTGGGCTCGTCCTTGTGCACGGTGAGTTCGACAGCGCGGCCCACCATGAGCGCGGCGAGCTCGTTGTTGGTGGCTGTCGGCTCGGCTTCGCCGACGACCTTGCCGAGGCGCACGATCGTGATGCGGTCCGCGACTTCGCGAACCTCCCGCAGCTTGTGCGTGATGAAGACGATAGACGTTCCCGAGTCGCGGAGCCGGCGCATCGTCGCCATGAGTTCGTCCGTCTCCTGCGGAGTGAGCACGGCGGTCGGCTCGTCGAAGACGAGCACTTTCGCGTCGCGCGAGAGCGCCTTGATGATCTCGACGCGCTGCTGCACGCCGACGGGAAGATCTTCGACGAGCGCGTCGGGGTCGACGTTGAACCCGAACCTCTCGGAGATCTCGAGTACCTTCTTGCGCGCGGCCGCGATGTCGAGGGTGCCGGCGAACTTGGTGCTCTCGTGGCCGAGCATGACGTTCTCGGCGACGGTGAACACGGGGATGAGCATGAAGTGCTGGTGGACCATGCCGATACCGGCGCGCATGGCGTCGCCGGGACCGGAGAAGTGCTGTACTTCGTCGTCGAGCAGGATGTCGCCCTCATCGGCCTGGTAGAGGCCGTAGAGCACGTTCATCAGCGTGGATTTTCCGGCGCCGTTCTCACCGAGAAGGCAGTGGATTTCTCCGGGTTGAACGACGAGGTCGATGTGATCGTTGGCCGTCAGCGATCCGAACCGCTTCGTGATGCCGCGAAGTTCGAGCTTCATATCAGGGATCCTACGTGTGGGGAGGGGCTCATGAGTAGGGGGACCAGCCGGACGACTGGCCCCCCCCCTCTCGTAATGTTCTCGCTCGGGTCTACTTCGGCGAGGACGGGGACTCGACCTTGATCGAGCCGTCGATGATGCCCGCCTTGATCGTGTCGAGCTCACCCTGCAGGTCAGGGTTGACCTTGTCCTTCCAGTCGTGGAAGGGGGCGATTCCGACGCCGTCGTTGTCAAGCGTGCCGACGTACGGTTCGGCACTGAAGGAGCCCTTCGCAGCCTGGGTGACGATGTCGAAGACACCCTGCTTCATCTGCTTCATGATCGACGTGAGGAACAGGTCCTTGTCGGAGTCGACCGTCTCGTACTGGTCAGCGTCGACACCGATCATGGCGATGTCCTTGCCGGAGTCCTTGATGGCCTCGATCGCGGACTGGTAGATCGGACCGCCGACCGGCAGCAGGACGTCGACGCCCTGGTTGATGACCGTCGTCGCGGACTGCTTCGCGGTGTCGTTCGCGTCGAAGCCACCGGTGAAGACGCCGTTCTGCTTGTCGACGTCCCAGCCGACGACCTTGACGTCCTTGCCCTTCTGCTCGTTGTAGTAGTTCACGCCGTCCGCATAGCCGTCCATGAAGATCGTCACTGTCGGGATCTGCATGCCGCCGAAGGTGCCGACGGAGCCGGTCTTCGAGGTGTCGGCGGCGACGTAGCCGGCGAGGAACGCGGCCTGAGCCGTGTCGTAGACGACGGGCTTGACGTTGTCCATGTCGATCGAGTTGTCGTCGAGGATCACGAAGTCGACGTCGGGGTTGGCCGTCGCGGCCTCCTTCGTCGCGTCGGCGAGCAGGAAGCCGACGGTGATGATCATGTCGCAGCCCTGGTCGACGAGGCTCGTGATGTTCGGGCCGAAGTCGGACTCGGAGGACGACTCGACGTGCTTCTCCTTGATGCCGAGCTTGTCGGCGGCCTCGACGAGGCCCTCGTAGCTCGACTGGTTGAACGACTTGTCGTCGAACCCGCCCGAGTCGGAGACGATGCAGGGAAGATAGTCGATGGCCTCGCCCGTCGATCCGCCGCCACCGGCGGATTCGGGAGCCTGGCCGCAGCCGGCGAGCAGGGCGACGACGCCGAGGCCGGCAAGGCCGCTGACGACGGCCTTACGGGTTGTGATTGTCAAGGTGACCTCCAGGTTGCGGGCCCGCGCGGGACGCGGGTTTTGAGGCTTACGTTACCGAACGTGACGAGCGCGATTTGCACGCTCGCCCACTTCGACCTCGAAGTGTTACACATCAGTAACCGGCCCCGTCGAGAGATCGTAAGCCGCGACACGTCGCGTGCGCACGATGCTGCTCATATGAGCAGGGCTGCTGGACCCGCAGTCACATTCGCGCACGCTCGCGCGCAAGCGAGCAGAGCGGCGGCGTTACTTCGTCGGCGAGCTCGGTGAGGAGACCTCGATCTTCCCCGCCACGATCTGCTGTCGCAGCTCGTCGATCTCGTCGGAGAGCTCTGCGTCGACGGCATCCGTCATCTCATGGAACGGCGCGATGTCGACGCCGCCGTTCTCGAGGGTCCCGACGAAGGGCGTGTTGTCGAGCGTGCCGTCCAGATCGCGTGCGACGAGGTCGGTGACGGCGTCTTGCGTCTTCTTCAGGATGCTCGTGAGGATGTACGGCCCGTACTCCTTCGGCAGCGTCTCGTAGCCGTCGTTGTCGACCCAGATGAGCGACACGTCGCCCGCGTCGGCGATCGCGGCAGCCGCGCCCTCGCCGACCTGCCCGGCGACGGGGAGGATCACGTCGGCGCCCTGCCCGATGAGGGTCTCGGCGGTGCGCTTGCCCTTGTTGACGTCCTCGAAGTCACCCGTGAACAGGCCGTCCTGCTTCTGCTTGTCCCAGCCCTTCACGACGACGTTGGCGTCGTGCACCTCGTTGTAGTGGGCGACGCCGTCGACGAAGCCGTCCATGAACAGCGTCACGGGCGGCTGGTTGCCGCCGCCGAACGTGCCGACGACGCCCGTCTTCGTCACCCCGGCCGCGAGGTATCCGGCGAGATACGCGGCCTGCGCCGTGTCGAAGACGATCGAGGTGATGTTGTCGCCCTCGAGGGTCTCGTCGACGATCGCGAAGTGCCGGTCGGGGTTCGCCTCAGCGGCATCCTGCGTGTACTCCGCGAGCTCCCAGCCGACCGTTACGATGAGCCGGCAGCCCGTGTCGACGGCCTGGTCGACGTTCGGCCCGAGGTCGGTCTCGCTCTTCGAGACGATGGCCTGCGCGTCGATGCCGTACTCGTCCTGCGCCTTCTCGAGCCCCTCCCAGCTGGACTGGTTGAACGAGCGGTCCTCGAGCCCGCCGGAGTTCGTCACCATGCGCGCGCAGTAGTCGGGGTCCGTCGACTCGGGCTTCGCCTCGGGCGCCTGGCCGCAGCCGGTGAGCAGAAGAGCGGATGCCGCGACGAGCGCGGCGACGCGGGCGACGGGTTTCGGTGACATCGGTTGCTGTCCTTTGCGACGCGGGTGGATGCCACAACAGTAGCGAACAGCAACGCGTCGCCGGCTCATGTGTCGCGGAAGCCGACGCGCCAGCTCGCGTAGGCGGGTGACCAGCCAGCGGCGCGCGCCTTCGCGTTCGAGATCGGCCGTCCGGCCGGGGCACCGGGAGCGAGCGGTGCGGACGGCGGCGCGGGCGCTCCGATCGCGGCGGCGTAGACCGGCAGCCACTCGGTCCCCGCGGCCGGCTCGTCGTCGACGACGTGATACACGCCGTCCGGCCAGCCGATCGCGAGCACGGTCGCGGCGACGGCGTCGTCGACGTGCACGAGTGAGGTGACGGCAGGAGTGGCCGCGAGTGCGCCCTCAGCGACCTGCCGGGCGATGCGCCCGCCGCGCTCGTACCACGTGCCGGGGCCGTAGAGCATGCCGTACCGCAGCACGGTCGCGTGCGGCAGCGACGCGGCGAGCCGCTCCATCTCGTCGACGGCCGTGCCGGGGATGATCGGCTCCGTCTCGTGTGCGGGCGTGTTGCCGTCGGGAAACACCCACGCGATGGACTGCACGATCATGCGGTCGATTCCCGCCGCAGTCGCCGCGGAAACGAGATTCGCCGTGCCTTCTCGGCGCAGTCGCGCGTTCGCGTCGAGATCGTACTCGCCGAGGTCGGTGAGCTCGTGCAGCACGAGCTCGGCGCCGCTGTCGGCGACGACCCCCGCCAGCCGGTCAGAGTCGTACACGTCGACGACGACGGGTCGCGCCCCGAGCGCGGCGAGCCGCGTCAGGCTCTCAGCGCGTCTCGTCGTCGCCGTGACCTCGTGTCCGGCGTCGACGAGCGCGGGGAGGAGAC encodes the following:
- a CDS encoding L-rhamnose mutarotase, whose protein sequence is MSSSPERVCFLMHLKPDRVADYLAVHERVWPEMLEALRQAGWRNYSLFLRADDGLVVGYLETDDYAAAQAAMERTDVNARWQASMAPYFVSESDPDRASERLTEYFHLA
- a CDS encoding PTS sugar transporter subunit IIA → MPLPPLPDSALNLGANASNWRQAIRLAGDALVASGVATDEYTTRMIQVIEQYGAYIVIAPGLALAHARPGADVLGDGLSVVTLETPVTFGHPHNDPVSVVVGLAVTSPDAHVTQVAALANVFNDETAIPALAAAREPDAVREILGVAKQGVSS
- a CDS encoding PTS sugar transporter subunit IIB, with amino-acid sequence MKHIVAICGAGVGTSAILTVNAERALQKLGIAARVTASDVANVQNAAANAQVILTSPELVSHIGRTFADIVVIENYFDVAEIERKLDEALG
- a CDS encoding thymidine phosphorylase, translated to MPEQAIEAFDAVDIIRTKRDKGELSTAQIDWLIDAYTREYVGNEQMAALAMAILLNGMSRREIKDMTLAMIASGERMDFSGLGKRTVDKHSTGGVGDKITLPLMPLVASFGVAVPQLSGRGLGHTGGTLDKLESIPGWRANLTNDEMFAQLRDIGGVICAAGTGLAPADKRLYALRDVTGTVEAIPLIASSIMSKKIAEGTEALVLDVKFGSGAFMTDYAKAEELARTMVELGRDAGVATSALLTDMNVPLGRAIGNANEVQESFDVLAGGGPADIVELTVALAREMLSLVGQPDADVEEALKDGRAMDVWRKTVIAQGGDPDAALPTARESHTVTAEADGVLVRQEALPFGIAAWRLGAGRARATDPVLHASGIELHAKPGDTVAAGQPLFTLSADDDARFDRALDALDGAFEIAPPGTSFERGPLVANRIG
- a CDS encoding ABC transporter permease produces the protein MSNTTTAADVPVSESLEVARIRSWKAPITFGVVTLISLVLFVIFRRDGVTTFKLSNDSDAIVLPPLVLENVSTGIVVTVLLAAITAVSVWLTVNYRKTWLWLIIVFAVLFVMGFFTWAAAGGTIPLPGFLLGTVALSAPLIFGSLGGVISERSGVVNIAIEGQLLAGAFSSAVVASVTGNPYLGLIAAMVAGVLVSFVLAAFSIKYWVDQVIVGVVLNVLVLGLTSFFYSQVLTSNAPLLNSPPRFPRISIPFLSEIPIIGPVFFRQTIIIYVMYIAVAVTYWGLFHTKWGLRARSVGEHPQAADTVGIHVNTTRFWNVSLAGAVAGFGGAYFTLGSVGLFTKDMTAGAGFIALAAVIFGQWDPIKATLAALLFGFATNLQNVLGAVGSPVASEFLLMLPYVVTILAVAGFVGQSRAPAASGKPYIKA
- a CDS encoding cytidine deaminase, coding for MDDGSIDWGALRSAAEEAMRKAYAPYSKFPVGAAAIATDGRIVTGCNVENASYGVGLCAECGLVSNLAMTGGGQLVAFSCVDGDGNTLMPCGRCRQLLFEHAVPGMLLETVSGIRTIDEVLPDAFGPRQLAEYGA
- a CDS encoding adenosine deaminase encodes the protein MTELDEDYTIGRVNLRDLPKVSLHDHLDGGLRPQTIIELADEAGVDVPESDAAALGDWFLTQCNAGNLVDYLTTFDLTTSVMQTADALERIAREFVLDLSADGVVYGEVRWAPEQHLARGLSLDQAVEAVQSGLEAGVTEVERQGRSMRVGQLVTAMRHADRGLEVAELAVRHRDRGVVGFDIAGAEAGFPPSRHRLAFDYLAQNHLPVTVHAGEADGLLSIESALFDGRALRLGHGVRLAEDVTIERADADSTYVTLGELAEWVKDREIALELSPSSNLQTGAIAAWGSELADHPFDLFYQLGFRVTVNVDNRTQSGTTLTRELSLLADAFTYDLADLETFQLNAASAAFLPLEEREDLADVISQGFEDAESYGA
- a CDS encoding ABC transporter ATP-binding protein — its product is MKLELRGITKRFGSLTANDHIDLVVQPGEIHCLLGENGAGKSTLMNVLYGLYQADEGDILLDDEVQHFSGPGDAMRAGIGMVHQHFMLIPVFTVAENVMLGHESTKFAGTLDIAAARKKVLEISERFGFNVDPDALVEDLPVGVQQRVEIIKALSRDAKVLVFDEPTAVLTPQETDELMATMRRLRDSGTSIVFITHKLREVREVADRITIVRLGKVVGEAEPTATNNELAALMVGRAVELTVHKDEPKLGDVALQVSNLNVIDPQGLKVVNDVSFDVRAGEILAIAGVQGNGQTELTEAIMGLQPRVTGSITLNGEELTGLSVRKVLDAGVGFIPEDRSEDGVVKGFSIAENLMLDRANGAPFVKVGNLQLAYREKFARETKDEFDIRAQSIETKAGNLSGGNQQKVVLARELSRELKLFVAAQPTRGIDVGSIEFVHKRMVATRDAGIPVVVVSTELDEVTALADRIAVMYRGAIVGIVPGDTSRDVLGLMMAGEKPTEAAA
- a CDS encoding BMP family lipoprotein yields the protein MTITTRKAVVSGLAGLGVVALLAGCGQAPESAGGGGSTGEAIDYLPCIVSDSGGFDDKSFNQSSYEGLVEAADKLGIKEKHVESSSESDFGPNITSLVDQGCDMIITVGFLLADATKEAATANPDVDFVILDDNSIDMDNVKPVVYDTAQAAFLAGYVAADTSKTGSVGTFGGMQIPTVTIFMDGYADGVNYYNEQKGKDVKVVGWDVDKQNGVFTGGFDANDTAKQSATTVINQGVDVLLPVGGPIYQSAIEAIKDSGKDIAMIGVDADQYETVDSDKDLFLTSIMKQMKQGVFDIVTQAAKGSFSAEPYVGTLDNDGVGIAPFHDWKDKVNPDLQGELDTIKAGIIDGSIKVESPSSPK
- a CDS encoding ABC transporter permease; its protein translation is MSDDTQTTAAKDAGTPEAPRANQLAAQIMNSSTVITVLAIIISLVIGAVLIAFTDEGVQKASSYFFARPGDTFTAIWNAVSGAYIALFNGAIYNFNRPTFAGGIKSITDTLHHATPLIAGGLAVGLAFRVGLFNIGGRGQMLIAAGAAGWVGFSFHLPIWIHLPLAILAGLAGGALWGGIVGYLKARTGAHEVILTIMLNYVAFYLIAWMLRTPGLLQAPGSVNPKSPAILPSAVLPPIFGDRYELHAGFILVIIATIFVWWLMNRSSLGFKFRAVGENPNAARVAGISVKAMYVWAMIISGALMGLAGVSQVLGTITTGFSSGIDAGIGFDAITVALLGRSTPWGTFAAGILFGAFKAGGYAMQAGQGIPVDIVLVVQSVIVLFIAAPPLVRSIFFLPKPGGRTKRSTPSITKEVTAK